From Deinococcus taeanensis, one genomic window encodes:
- a CDS encoding MaoC family dehydratase, translated as MKPQDLQAHVGQQVALSAWTEITQERINAFAAATGDHQFIHVDAERAAQGPFGTTIAHGFLTLSLLAGDFMSLGGAPQIEGARLTVNYGLNRVRFITPVRSGARLRNRAVLQAAEPGAGFVQITVANTIEIEGEARPACTAESVFRVYL; from the coding sequence ATGAAGCCCCAGGACCTTCAGGCGCATGTGGGACAGCAGGTGGCGCTCAGCGCGTGGACCGAGATCACCCAGGAGCGCATCAATGCCTTCGCGGCTGCCACGGGCGACCACCAGTTCATTCACGTGGACGCTGAACGCGCCGCGCAGGGGCCTTTCGGCACGACCATCGCGCACGGCTTCCTGACCCTGTCCCTCCTGGCGGGGGACTTCATGAGCCTTGGCGGCGCCCCTCAGATTGAGGGCGCCCGCCTGACCGTGAACTACGGCCTGAACCGCGTGCGCTTCATTACCCCAGTCCGCTCCGGCGCCCGGCTGCGCAACCGCGCGGTGTTGCAGGCGGCCGAACCCGGCGCCGGGTTTGTGCAGATCACGGTGGCGAACACCATCGAGATCGAGGGCGAGGCCCGACCCGCCTGCACGGCTGAAAGTGTCTTCCGGGTGTACCTGTGA
- a CDS encoding nucleoside/nucleotide kinase family protein, with the protein MPDVVHATLEDLTIRARRLVTPGERRLLGITGSPGAGKSTLAAALVEALRGDAALVPMDGFHLANEELRRLGKQDRKGAPDTFDALGFAALLARLRRRDEPLVYAPRFDRQLEASIGSALPVPADVPLIVTEGNYLLLDGPWRAARSHLDEVWFLTLPGPERLRRLIARHEAHGRTPEAARNWVQAVDERNARLIDATQDLADLNVHLH; encoded by the coding sequence ATGCCGGACGTCGTGCACGCCACCCTGGAGGACCTCACGATCCGCGCCCGGCGGCTGGTGACCCCAGGGGAACGCCGGCTCCTGGGCATCACTGGCAGCCCCGGAGCCGGAAAGTCAACGCTCGCGGCGGCACTGGTCGAGGCGCTGCGTGGGGACGCGGCGCTCGTGCCCATGGACGGGTTTCACCTGGCGAACGAGGAACTCCGGCGCCTGGGCAAGCAGGACCGCAAGGGCGCGCCCGACACCTTCGACGCCCTGGGCTTCGCAGCGCTGCTCGCGCGCCTGCGGCGGCGTGACGAGCCGCTGGTGTACGCTCCGCGTTTCGACCGGCAGCTTGAAGCGTCCATCGGCAGCGCGCTGCCGGTCCCGGCTGACGTCCCGCTGATCGTCACCGAGGGCAACTACCTGCTGCTGGACGGCCCCTGGCGCGCCGCGCGCTCGCACCTGGACGAGGTGTGGTTCCTGACACTGCCCGGCCCCGAGCGCCTGCGCCGCCTGATCGCGCGGCACGAAGCGCATGGCCGGACCCCCGAGGCCGCGCGGAACTGGGTGCAGGCCGTCGACGAACGCAACGCCCGCCTGATCGACGCCACGCAGGACCTGGCCGACCTGAACGTACACCTTCACTGA
- a CDS encoding acyl-CoA dehydrogenase family protein — protein MTVFDVSDRARDLRERLTAFMEAHIYPNEAEIARQIETGNRWEHLPLIDELKPKAREAGLWNLFLPPASDPQGRYGAGLSNLEYTGLCEIMGRVWWAPEVFNCSAPDTGNMEVLARYGTPEQQEQWLMPLLNGEIRSAFSMTEPGVASSDATNIESSIVRSGDEYVINGDKWWTSGAGDPRCRISIFMGKTDPGAERHLQQSMVLVPLDAPGVTKDRMLTVFGYDDAPHGHAQMTFRDVRVPASNMLLGEGRGFEIAQGRLGPGRIHHCMRLIGQAERALDLMVQRAAARVAFGKPLMAHQHVREAIATSRMEIDQARLLTMNAAHMMDTVGNKAARGQIAAIKVVAPNVALRVIDRAIQVFGGAGVSQDTPLAMMYAQARTLRLADGPDIVHTETVAKVELARQGVARRG, from the coding sequence ATGACCGTATTCGACGTATCCGACCGCGCCCGCGACCTGCGTGAACGCCTGACGGCCTTCATGGAGGCGCACATCTACCCGAACGAAGCGGAAATCGCCCGGCAGATCGAGACCGGGAACCGCTGGGAGCATCTGCCCCTCATTGACGAACTGAAACCCAAGGCGCGCGAGGCTGGCCTGTGGAACCTGTTCCTGCCGCCCGCCAGTGACCCGCAGGGCCGGTATGGGGCGGGGCTGAGCAACCTGGAGTACACGGGCCTGTGCGAGATCATGGGCCGGGTCTGGTGGGCGCCGGAGGTGTTCAACTGTTCCGCGCCCGACACCGGGAACATGGAGGTGCTGGCGCGCTACGGCACGCCCGAACAACAGGAGCAGTGGCTGATGCCGCTGCTGAACGGCGAGATCCGCAGCGCGTTTTCCATGACGGAACCCGGCGTGGCGAGCAGTGACGCCACGAACATCGAGTCCAGCATCGTCCGCAGCGGTGACGAGTACGTCATCAACGGGGACAAGTGGTGGACGAGCGGCGCCGGGGATCCGCGCTGCCGGATCAGTATCTTCATGGGGAAAACAGACCCGGGCGCCGAGCGCCACCTGCAGCAGAGCATGGTGCTGGTGCCGCTTGACGCGCCCGGCGTGACCAAAGACCGCATGCTGACCGTGTTCGGGTACGACGACGCGCCGCACGGACACGCGCAGATGACCTTCCGGGACGTGCGGGTGCCCGCCTCGAACATGCTGCTCGGCGAGGGCCGCGGCTTCGAGATCGCGCAGGGCCGCCTGGGGCCGGGCCGCATTCACCACTGCATGCGCCTGATCGGGCAGGCGGAGCGGGCACTGGACCTCATGGTGCAGCGGGCCGCGGCGCGCGTGGCCTTCGGGAAGCCGTTGATGGCGCACCAGCACGTGCGTGAAGCGATCGCCACCAGCCGGATGGAGATCGACCAGGCGCGGCTGCTGACCATGAACGCCGCGCACATGATGGACACCGTGGGCAACAAAGCGGCGCGCGGGCAGATCGCGGCGATCAAGGTGGTCGCGCCGAACGTGGCCCTGCGCGTCATCGACCGGGCCATTCAGGTGTTCGGTGGCGCTGGCGTCAGCCAGGACACGCCGCTGGCCATGATGTACGCGCAGGCCCGCACGCTGCGCCTTGCGGACGGGCCGGACATCGTTCATACCGAAACGGTTGCCAAGGTGGAACTCGCGCGGCAGGGCGTGGCCCGCCGTGGCTGA
- a CDS encoding SDR family oxidoreductase — MALKELFDLTGKVALITGGSRGLGLQIAEALGEYGATVVLTARKQHELDEARTHLAGLGITAHVYANDLGAFDTLDPTVQRIHNEVGPIDILVNNAGATWGAPTLEHPLDAWLKVMNVNVNGTFVLTQAVLKHCMVPRGRGRIINVASVAGLQGNDPRMAATMAYNTSKGAMVNFTRALAAEFAAQGITVNSVCPGYFPTKMTKGTLAYGEQAILEHTPMRRLGGPEDLKGLALLLASDASAYITGQNIAIDGGITAV, encoded by the coding sequence ATGGCCCTGAAGGAATTATTCGACCTTACCGGCAAGGTCGCCCTCATCACCGGCGGCAGCCGCGGCCTTGGCCTGCAGATTGCCGAAGCCCTCGGCGAGTACGGCGCCACCGTCGTCCTGACGGCCCGCAAGCAGCACGAACTCGACGAGGCCCGCACCCACCTCGCCGGACTGGGCATCACTGCCCATGTGTACGCCAACGACCTCGGCGCCTTCGACACCCTGGACCCCACCGTGCAGCGCATCCACAACGAGGTCGGCCCCATCGACATCCTCGTGAACAACGCCGGCGCCACCTGGGGCGCCCCCACCCTCGAACACCCCCTGGACGCCTGGCTGAAGGTCATGAACGTCAACGTGAACGGCACCTTCGTCCTGACCCAGGCCGTCCTGAAACACTGCATGGTGCCGCGCGGCCGGGGACGCATCATCAACGTCGCTTCCGTCGCCGGGCTGCAGGGCAACGATCCCCGCATGGCCGCCACCATGGCGTACAACACCAGCAAGGGCGCCATGGTGAACTTCACCCGCGCCCTCGCCGCGGAATTCGCCGCGCAGGGCATCACCGTCAACAGCGTCTGCCCCGGGTACTTTCCCACCAAGATGACCAAAGGCACCCTGGCGTACGGGGAACAGGCCATTCTGGAGCACACGCCCATGCGCCGCCTCGGCGGCCCCGAGGACCTCAAGGGCCTCGCGCTGCTGCTCGCCAGCGACGCGAGCGCCTACATCACGGGACAGAACATCGCCATCGACGGCGGCATCACCGCGGTATGA
- a CDS encoding acyl-CoA dehydrogenase family protein, whose translation MAGTYLGVGFAALDALVTYAHERVPTALGAPIATLGRVQENVGRIGAELLGAQALLRRAARAWDAEPGAAAVPLIGAAKAACTNAAVSTTDLAVRTAGGAALTATLPLERLLRDARAGLTHPPGEDSAYQAYGAALLNAATPDAAGP comes from the coding sequence GTGGCCGGCACGTACCTCGGCGTGGGCTTCGCGGCGCTCGACGCGCTGGTCACCTACGCCCACGAGCGCGTCCCCACCGCGCTGGGCGCGCCGATCGCCACCCTGGGCCGCGTGCAGGAGAACGTCGGCCGCATCGGCGCCGAACTGCTGGGCGCGCAGGCACTGCTGCGCCGCGCCGCGCGCGCCTGGGACGCCGAGCCGGGCGCCGCGGCCGTCCCCCTGATCGGCGCCGCAAAAGCAGCCTGCACCAACGCCGCCGTGAGCACCACGGACCTCGCCGTCCGTACGGCAGGCGGCGCCGCCCTGACCGCCACGCTGCCGCTGGAACGCCTGCTGCGGGACGCCCGGGCCGGCCTGACCCACCCTCCCGGCGAGGACAGCGCGTACCAGGCGTACGGCGCCGCCCTGCTGAACGCGGCCACTCCGGACGCCGCAGGACCCTGA